In a genomic window of Methanogenium sp. S4BF:
- a CDS encoding FprA family A-type flavoprotein, whose translation MVVREILPGIEAVGVIDWHRVAFDDLMDLPDGTTYNAYVVRGSEKTALIDTVEAEFDEEYVTNLIRAKVDAVDYIVANHAEQDHSGSLPLLLELFPMAKVVTTEKGKELLCSMVLIDEERILVVEDRDSISLGDKTLVFYPMPWVHWPETMVTWVPEDRILFSCDLFGAHLAASPLFSDNSCRLHEAAMRYYAIIMQPFRSKIREYIDAVESLSPAIIAPSHGPVHNNPSWILSLYRDWSSEEGKNLVVIPFVSMHASTRWMVERLVDALMQRGIEVRPYDLGTASPGTIAMDLIDATTIVIGSPTVHFGPHPKAAHIAFLANILKPKARYLGVIGSFGWGGKTVQSLGDMMPKLTAEMLEPVYIKGKPGEQELVAVINLADEIYKHHQDNHLV comes from the coding sequence ATGGTCGTGCGTGAAATTCTTCCCGGCATCGAGGCAGTGGGTGTGATTGACTGGCACCGGGTGGCATTCGATGACTTGATGGACCTCCCGGACGGGACGACATACAACGCCTATGTCGTCCGGGGGAGCGAGAAGACAGCCCTCATCGACACCGTGGAAGCAGAGTTTGATGAGGAGTATGTCACAAATCTCATCCGGGCGAAGGTCGATGCCGTGGACTACATCGTGGCAAATCATGCAGAACAGGACCACTCCGGTTCACTCCCCCTACTGCTTGAACTCTTTCCCATGGCAAAAGTCGTCACGACGGAGAAGGGAAAAGAGCTGCTCTGTTCGATGGTGTTAATCGATGAGGAACGCATTCTGGTCGTAGAAGACAGAGACTCAATCTCTCTTGGGGACAAGACCCTTGTCTTCTACCCGATGCCCTGGGTGCACTGGCCGGAGACGATGGTGACCTGGGTGCCGGAAGACCGCATCCTCTTCTCCTGTGACCTCTTTGGCGCCCACCTTGCCGCATCACCACTCTTCTCGGATAACTCATGCCGGCTGCATGAGGCTGCAATGCGCTACTATGCCATTATCATGCAGCCCTTCCGGTCAAAGATCCGTGAATATATCGATGCTGTGGAGTCACTCTCCCCGGCCATCATCGCACCAAGCCACGGGCCGGTGCACAACAATCCTTCCTGGATTCTCTCCCTGTACCGCGACTGGTCATCAGAGGAAGGAAAGAATCTCGTCGTCATCCCCTTCGTATCCATGCACGCCAGCACACGGTGGATGGTGGAACGGCTGGTGGATGCACTGATGCAGCGGGGCATTGAGGTGCGCCCCTATGACCTTGGCACCGCCTCACCGGGCACCATTGCAATGGACCTCATCGACGCCACGACCATTGTCATCGGCTCACCGACGGTCCATTTCGGGCCACACCCCAAGGCGGCACATATTGCGTTCCTCGCCAATATTCTCAAACCGAAGGCACGGTATCTGGGAGTCATCGGTTCATTTGGCTGGGGAGGAAAGACGGTGCAGTCTCTGGGTGACATGATGCCGAAACTCACCGCTGAGATGCTTGAACCGGTATATATCAAAGGAAAACCCGGTGAGCAGGAGCTCGTCGCGGTGATAAATCTTGCAGACGAAATCTATAAACACCATCAGGATAATCACCTCGTCTGA
- a CDS encoding nitrogenase component 1, whose translation MAKPCINPIWPCAMIGAAAAMAGLDGAGVIIHGASACYFYADSVIPDPVNCTYLVEDEIIFGTGDRLQEVTEGLLPFSERIVVINSCVPATIGEDLRTYCAGCDPIIIDAPGYCGDMMDGYRLALAALPAETDPTRGGVNIDGLLSPDPFAVGNRMEAERLLARAGIPVAARYCSDTLASALRPAEMTVTALPDVASGIGRPAGSLLGLDAIETTFSVLQDAMPDADCAPVMDCCEETEELVVKACDRYLRANDPPRVALFGIAGYLDMAADLLTTCLDAEICSAGARNQPQEDSVCTWAPDLGTVKRMIAAGEPDLIIGSRYEATLAPDVPFVQMTIPIRKHSMLCHRPLIGTEGVLWLIESVVNAGKKGC comes from the coding sequence ATGGCTAAGCCATGCATCAATCCGATCTGGCCCTGTGCGATGATCGGCGCCGCTGCCGCAATGGCCGGACTGGACGGAGCCGGTGTTATCATCCACGGGGCGTCGGCGTGCTACTTCTACGCAGACTCGGTCATTCCCGACCCGGTGAACTGCACCTATCTGGTGGAGGACGAAATTATCTTCGGCACCGGTGACCGTCTGCAGGAGGTAACAGAAGGTCTTCTGCCCTTCAGCGAGAGGATTGTGGTCATCAACTCCTGTGTTCCTGCAACCATCGGTGAGGACCTCAGGACATACTGCGCCGGTTGTGACCCCATCATCATCGATGCCCCCGGCTACTGTGGTGACATGATGGATGGCTACCGGCTGGCGCTGGCAGCCCTCCCGGCAGAGACCGACCCGACACGGGGCGGGGTGAACATCGACGGACTGCTCTCGCCGGATCCCTTTGCCGTGGGCAACCGTATGGAGGCAGAGCGTCTGCTCGCCCGTGCGGGCATCCCGGTTGCGGCCCGGTACTGCAGCGATACTCTGGCCTCAGCCCTCAGGCCGGCAGAGATGACGGTGACAGCCCTCCCGGATGTGGCCTCCGGCATCGGGCGGCCGGCAGGGTCACTTCTCGGTCTGGATGCCATTGAGACGACCTTTTCTGTCCTCCAGGATGCGATGCCGGATGCGGACTGTGCTCCGGTCATGGACTGCTGTGAGGAGACGGAAGAACTGGTGGTGAAGGCATGTGACCGTTATCTCCGTGCGAACGATCCGCCGCGGGTCGCCCTCTTCGGCATCGCAGGCTACCTTGACATGGCAGCAGACCTGCTCACCACCTGTCTCGACGCGGAGATCTGCAGTGCAGGAGCCCGCAATCAACCACAGGAGGATTCGGTATGCACCTGGGCCCCGGACCTGGGAACCGTGAAGCGGATGATAGCAGCAGGTGAACCGGATCTGATCATCGGGTCCCGGTACGAAGCGACCCTTGCACCGGATGTACCCTTTGTGCAGATGACGATTCCCATTCGCAAACATTCCATGCTCTGCCACCGCCCGCTCATCGGGACAGAGGGTGTCCTCTGGCTTATTGAGTCTGTGGTGAATGCAGGGAAAAAAGGGTGCTGA
- a CDS encoding TrkH family potassium uptake protein translates to MDRLHQYLTLTTDIGTILRYISAGTCIPLAVALIFREFDMLLPMASVPVVLFCIGTVLIRLPATEREPRLSMSLFSVAAIWLICALVGALPFVFGAGMPYIDGFFEAMSGWTDTGMTMARDVDALPETLIFWRTLMEWFGGIGIVAFTVALLNRSSVSRLRLYSSERMEGRSDAFMPSVVEQGAQMWLIYLFLTLAGVLLILCSGVPLWDAVNIAMTAISTGGFSIHSGGIPSYDNRLLELLIIPVMIAGALPFKIYYLMYRKREFRLFHDEQAILLFLLILLGFVIITGDLIVFNGLEQWSAVINGLFMASAAVTSTGFQTVDLVVWEPVSVLFLTMLVFIGGSSGSTAGGVKLSRVMIGLKGIKYWFRRSFVSPKAMIPLRYNGKTFQRADAEFLVSRNMLTFILFLIPILFALVIIMHFEQPDIDTTLVIFDVVSATCNNGISTGFVTPDLTVWSKLVLIIQMWLGRLEVMAVMVFFIGLIRGFDW, encoded by the coding sequence ATGGACCGCCTTCATCAGTACCTGACGCTGACAACGGATATCGGCACTATTCTCCGGTATATCAGCGCCGGTACCTGTATTCCGCTTGCAGTTGCCCTCATATTCAGGGAGTTTGATATGCTCCTCCCGATGGCATCCGTACCGGTGGTCCTTTTCTGTATCGGGACGGTTCTTATCCGTCTTCCGGCAACGGAGCGGGAGCCCCGTCTCTCCATGTCGCTCTTCTCCGTGGCCGCCATCTGGCTGATCTGTGCTCTTGTGGGGGCGCTTCCCTTTGTCTTTGGTGCAGGAATGCCCTACATTGACGGATTTTTTGAGGCAATGTCCGGGTGGACGGATACCGGGATGACGATGGCCCGTGATGTGGATGCCCTGCCCGAGACCCTTATTTTCTGGCGAACCCTGATGGAATGGTTCGGGGGCATCGGGATTGTGGCATTCACCGTTGCCCTCCTGAACCGCTCGTCCGTCTCCCGTCTCCGCCTCTACAGTTCCGAACGCATGGAGGGGCGCAGTGATGCCTTCATGCCGAGTGTGGTGGAGCAGGGAGCACAGATGTGGCTGATATATCTCTTCCTTACCCTTGCAGGGGTGCTCCTCATTCTCTGCTCCGGTGTGCCGCTCTGGGATGCCGTGAATATTGCGATGACCGCCATATCGACCGGAGGATTTTCCATCCACAGCGGGGGCATCCCATCCTATGACAACCGGCTCCTTGAACTGCTGATTATTCCGGTGATGATTGCGGGAGCGCTCCCCTTCAAGATATATTATCTGATGTACCGCAAACGGGAATTCCGCCTGTTTCATGATGAACAGGCAATCCTGCTCTTTTTGCTGATTCTTCTGGGATTTGTCATCATTACGGGCGATCTGATCGTTTTTAATGGTCTGGAACAATGGTCTGCCGTCATCAACGGTCTGTTTATGGCATCTGCGGCGGTCACATCCACCGGATTCCAGACCGTGGATCTGGTGGTATGGGAACCGGTATCTGTGCTCTTTCTCACCATGCTGGTCTTCATCGGCGGGTCGTCCGGCAGTACAGCGGGAGGAGTGAAACTTTCCCGCGTCATGATCGGGCTCAAAGGCATCAAGTATTGGTTCCGGCGGTCGTTTGTCAGTCCGAAGGCCATGATTCCCCTGCGATACAACGGCAAAACCTTTCAGCGGGCAGACGCAGAGTTTCTTGTTTCACGCAACATGCTCACCTTTATTCTCTTCCTGATTCCGATTCTCTTCGCCCTTGTCATCATCATGCACTTTGAACAGCCCGATATCGATACGACCCTTGTCATCTTCGATGTGGTCTCTGCAACCTGCAACAACGGCATCTCCACAGGCTTTGTAACACCTGACCTGACGGTCTGGTCAAAACTGGTGCTCATCATCCAGATGTGGCTGGGACGGCTGGAGGTGATGGCGGTGATGGTCTTCTTCATCGGCCTTATCCGTGGGTTTGACTGGTGA
- a CDS encoding ion transporter, whose translation MGRIKKRVFEIVSSAKEGDRTSLLFDMVIICLIMLSVAELVLASVPGMLDHYFWLFVIVEIVTAVVFSIEYILRMWSCTADERYKKPLAGRIRYALTPLVLIDLISILPYYLTLLIPGVNVTFLRTLRVFRFFKLGRYSRSFQIMIRVLKRNSEALLGTVFIIMVVLIIAASLMYQIEYTAQPEVFSSIPEAMWWGIVTIATIGYGDMVPITPEGKVLGFVISLVGIGLFALPAGILASGFSEVIKEDEEKKKRKKAENYCIVTPEFEICPHCGREIRPEDKKD comes from the coding sequence ATGGGTCGGATTAAAAAGCGCGTATTTGAGATTGTATCCTCGGCCAAAGAGGGTGACCGGACCAGTTTATTGTTTGACATGGTCATCATCTGCCTCATCATGCTCAGCGTGGCGGAACTGGTTCTCGCAAGCGTTCCCGGTATGCTGGACCACTATTTCTGGCTGTTTGTCATCGTTGAGATCGTCACCGCAGTCGTATTCTCCATTGAATATATCCTCAGGATGTGGTCATGCACCGCTGATGAACGCTACAAAAAACCCCTTGCCGGGCGAATCCGCTATGCCCTTACGCCGCTCGTCCTCATTGACCTGATCTCCATCCTCCCGTATTATCTCACCCTCCTGATACCTGGTGTCAATGTCACATTCCTGCGGACACTCAGGGTATTTCGCTTCTTTAAACTGGGCAGATATTCGCGCTCTTTCCAGATCATGATCCGCGTACTGAAGCGGAACAGTGAAGCCCTGCTGGGCACGGTCTTCATCATCATGGTTGTCCTCATCATCGCCGCCTCCCTGATGTACCAGATTGAATATACGGCCCAGCCGGAGGTCTTCTCCAGCATTCCTGAAGCGATGTGGTGGGGAATCGTCACCATCGCAACCATCGGATACGGCGATATGGTGCCAATAACACCCGAGGGAAAAGTACTGGGCTTTGTCATCTCCCTGGTGGGCATCGGCCTCTTTGCCCTTCCCGCCGGTATTCTCGCATCAGGATTCTCCGAGGTCATCAAAGAAGATGAGGAGAAAAAGAAGAGAAAAAAAGCGGAAAATTACTGTATAGTTACACCGGAATTTGAAATATGCCCCCACTGCGGACGTGAAATCCGCCCGGAAGACAAAAAAGACTGA
- the cfbC gene encoding Ni-sirohydrochlorin a,c-diamide reductive cyclase ATP-dependent reductase subunit: MKQIALYGKGGIGKSTTSANLSAALSDCGLDVMQIGCDPKHDSTRMLMWGEWIPTVLDLVREHGDANIAVSDAVFTGYGGIRCVEAGGPEPGIGCAGRGIIATFQLLQRLEALYGDVIVYDVLGDVVCGGFAMPMRDGYAQEIYLVTSGEFMSLYAANNICKAIARLSRRTRSVCSLAGVICNAKNIPGEEALVREFAERVNSRMVAYIPRANIVQIAEVNQRTVIEYAPESEQAEVYRQLARTIMENTTFTIPTPLEMHELEELARSHLTV, encoded by the coding sequence ATGAAACAGATCGCCCTCTACGGGAAGGGTGGTATCGGCAAATCCACCACTTCGGCAAATCTCTCGGCAGCCCTCTCGGACTGCGGGCTGGATGTCATGCAGATCGGGTGTGACCCGAAACATGACAGCACCCGGATGCTGATGTGGGGGGAATGGATTCCGACCGTCCTTGATCTTGTCCGTGAACACGGTGATGCCAATATTGCGGTCTCTGATGCGGTGTTCACCGGGTATGGGGGTATCCGGTGTGTTGAGGCAGGCGGACCGGAACCGGGCATCGGGTGTGCGGGCCGCGGGATCATCGCCACATTTCAGCTGCTCCAGCGGCTGGAGGCCCTTTACGGTGATGTCATCGTCTATGATGTCCTTGGTGATGTGGTCTGCGGCGGGTTTGCGATGCCGATGCGTGACGGATATGCACAGGAGATATACCTCGTCACCTCCGGTGAGTTCATGTCGCTTTATGCGGCCAATAACATCTGCAAGGCGATAGCACGCCTTTCCCGGCGCACACGCAGTGTCTGCTCTCTGGCAGGTGTCATCTGCAACGCGAAGAATATTCCCGGCGAGGAGGCACTGGTGCGTGAATTTGCCGAACGGGTCAATTCACGGATGGTCGCCTATATTCCCCGTGCCAATATTGTCCAGATTGCTGAAGTGAACCAGCGTACGGTGATTGAGTATGCGCCGGAGTCAGAACAGGCAGAGGTGTACCGGCAGCTGGCCCGAACGATTATGGAAAATACCACGTTTACCATCCCCACCCCCCTCGAGATGCATGAACTCGAAGAACTTGCACGGTCGCACCTCACGGTTTGA
- a CDS encoding nucleoside deaminase yields MNDDLTFMQAAIDEAKQGQSEGGIPIGAVLVRDGVIISRGHNRRIQDDDPLMHAEIDCLRNAGRIGRYGDTVLYSTLMPCYLCAGAVVQFGIPKVVVGESVNFAGAEDLLREKGVEVVNLGLPGVTKMMAEYIETHADIWNEDIGTL; encoded by the coding sequence ATGAACGATGATCTCACATTTATGCAGGCGGCGATTGACGAAGCAAAACAGGGTCAGAGCGAGGGCGGGATTCCCATCGGGGCAGTGCTGGTGCGGGACGGGGTTATCATCTCGCGGGGGCATAACCGGAGAATTCAGGACGATGACCCCCTGATGCATGCAGAGATTGACTGCCTCAGGAATGCCGGACGAATCGGGCGGTATGGTGATACGGTACTCTACTCCACCCTCATGCCCTGCTATCTCTGTGCCGGGGCGGTCGTCCAGTTCGGCATTCCGAAGGTGGTGGTGGGGGAGTCTGTGAACTTTGCCGGTGCAGAGGATTTGTTACGGGAGAAAGGGGTAGAGGTGGTGAACCTCGGTCTGCCCGGGGTGACGAAGATGATGGCGGAGTATATTGAAACCCATGCTGATATCTGGAATGAGGATATCGGGACGTTGTGA
- a CDS encoding rubredoxin has protein sequence MDTETRMKCLICGHIYDPKKGEQDIPVGTAFVALPDDWCCPVCGAAKKQFTEVK, from the coding sequence ATGGACACAGAAACCCGGATGAAATGTTTGATCTGCGGACATATCTACGACCCGAAGAAAGGGGAGCAGGACATACCTGTCGGAACAGCATTCGTTGCTCTCCCTGACGACTGGTGCTGCCCGGTATGCGGCGCAGCGAAGAAACAGTTCACTGAGGTGAAGTGA
- a CDS encoding nitrogenase component 1 yields the protein MNSKNLHGRTSRFEGCTVMGVLSVSAFLTDAVTLIHGPDGCTHINTSLLHTTLAEHDIFRIPEIVSTGLGEDEIIFGGEDALHDALTAVCGEDPAAVVVASTCVSETIGDDVAGICSQPWDCPVIYVPSSGFLGGTFTDGYTSTLTALSSFIPSPSPAGRNRGTVNIIGEKNLEFEAEDNFQEVSRILGMLGLEVNIRYVRDITVADIERFGDAGLTLFREDTSGILGRHFNACTGIPSLPEFPVGLTATLQFIRDAARLTGRDSTEAVHAEEERQAALADEFSDLAGEYVTFDSFGFQSAEMDMFAEVAEAVGIRVAEEGTVIPIPFCMPVGTLGLRRMLRQWRRFIDG from the coding sequence ATGAACTCGAAGAACTTGCACGGTCGCACCTCACGGTTTGAGGGATGTACGGTCATGGGCGTCCTCTCGGTCAGTGCCTTTCTGACAGATGCAGTGACCCTGATCCACGGCCCGGACGGGTGCACCCATATCAATACCTCCCTCCTGCACACCACCCTTGCCGAACATGATATCTTCCGCATCCCGGAAATAGTCTCAACCGGTCTTGGCGAGGATGAGATCATATTCGGCGGCGAGGATGCGCTCCACGATGCCCTGACGGCTGTATGCGGTGAGGACCCGGCCGCGGTGGTCGTTGCAAGCACCTGTGTCTCCGAGACCATCGGGGATGATGTGGCAGGCATCTGCAGCCAGCCGTGGGACTGCCCGGTCATCTATGTGCCCAGCTCCGGCTTTCTTGGCGGCACCTTCACGGATGGGTATACCAGTACGCTTACTGCCCTCTCTTCTTTTATTCCGTCTCCCTCACCCGCGGGCCGGAACCGGGGCACGGTAAATATCATCGGTGAGAAAAACCTCGAGTTTGAGGCCGAGGATAATTTCCAGGAGGTCTCCCGTATCCTCGGCATGCTGGGACTTGAGGTGAACATCCGCTATGTGCGTGACATCACGGTGGCGGATATCGAAAGGTTCGGGGATGCGGGGCTGACTCTCTTCCGGGAGGACACCAGCGGCATTCTCGGGCGCCATTTTAATGCCTGCACCGGCATCCCCTCTCTTCCGGAGTTTCCGGTCGGTCTCACGGCAACCCTGCAGTTCATCCGTGATGCGGCCCGTCTCACCGGCCGTGACAGCACTGAAGCCGTCCATGCCGAAGAGGAGCGGCAGGCCGCACTCGCGGATGAATTTTCAGACCTCGCAGGTGAGTATGTGACCTTTGATTCATTCGGGTTCCAGTCGGCAGAGATGGATATGTTTGCCGAGGTGGCAGAGGCCGTGGGCATCAGGGTCGCTGAGGAGGGAACGGTCATTCCCATTCCCTTCTGTATGCCGGTAGGAACACTCGGCCTGCGGCGGATGCTCCGGCAGTGGCGGAGGTTTATCGATGGCTAA
- a CDS encoding YqhA family protein, which yields MVWQYFTRVRYLVLIAAVASLFGSALMFFIGVGKTISAFYYYFFERPFFTGEALPEYLTPGDLATVSLAQAIDVFLFALVMMIFAYGILYLFLVEDDKKEQAAFPGWLRITSIFQLKMILGEVIVFILFVHFLETATKTGYANLTPESLILPGAILLLSLSLMLLRQNE from the coding sequence ATGGTCTGGCAGTATTTTACACGGGTCCGCTATCTGGTATTGATTGCGGCGGTCGCCTCCCTTTTCGGCTCGGCGCTGATGTTTTTTATCGGCGTCGGAAAAACAATATCAGCATTCTATTACTATTTCTTTGAGCGTCCGTTTTTTACCGGGGAAGCGCTCCCGGAATATCTTACGCCGGGTGATCTGGCAACGGTCTCGCTGGCACAGGCCATCGATGTCTTTCTCTTTGCGCTGGTAATGATGATCTTTGCCTATGGCATCCTGTATCTCTTTCTCGTTGAGGATGACAAAAAAGAACAGGCCGCCTTTCCCGGATGGCTGAGGATAACAAGTATCTTTCAGCTGAAGATGATCCTGGGTGAAGTCATTGTTTTTATCCTCTTTGTGCATTTCCTCGAGACAGCGACAAAGACGGGGTATGCCAACCTGACCCCTGAAAGTCTCATTCTGCCGGGAGCCATTCTTCTGCTCTCGCTCAGCCTGATGCTGCTCCGGCAGAATGAATGA
- a CDS encoding phosphatidate cytidylyltransferase, with protein sequence MNEDCRQLVHLGFGVVIALAIAFLGREYAIMVLALGLFGGFVLIDLVDRGYRVPIASAMVENLERTGRMPGYGAVCFVLSALFCLIFFPVDYVVAGVLTLAVLDSVSTIAGLHFGRHRIFNGKSWEGTAGGIVAAFIPLVFLLSPLTAAAAAVVAGIAELVSPIEDNLVIPPVICLLCLLLA encoded by the coding sequence ATGAATGAAGACTGCCGTCAGCTGGTGCATCTGGGGTTTGGTGTCGTTATCGCTCTTGCGATTGCCTTCCTTGGCAGGGAGTATGCCATCATGGTGCTTGCCCTTGGGCTCTTTGGCGGGTTTGTGCTCATTGACCTTGTTGACCGTGGATATCGTGTCCCGATTGCATCAGCGATGGTGGAGAATCTTGAACGCACCGGAAGGATGCCCGGTTATGGAGCGGTATGTTTTGTGCTCTCAGCGTTGTTCTGTTTGATCTTCTTCCCGGTAGACTATGTGGTGGCAGGAGTGCTCACCCTTGCCGTCCTTGATTCGGTCAGCACGATTGCGGGGCTGCATTTCGGGCGGCATCGTATCTTCAACGGGAAATCGTGGGAAGGCACGGCAGGCGGTATCGTTGCAGCGTTCATTCCTCTTGTATTTCTTCTCTCTCCGCTCACTGCGGCAGCAGCGGCAGTTGTGGCAGGCATCGCAGAACTGGTCTCACCTATTGAAGATAACCTGGTGATACCTCCGGTGATCTGCCTCCTCTGTCTTCTCCTTGCCTGA
- a CDS encoding MATE family efflux transporter, translating into MKAGVETLLGDPKPAIRSLAWPVMVGMVLQTIYNLTDAFWVAGISADALAAVGFFFPFFFAVFGFANGMGVGAGAAVSRHIGMRDREGTNSVATHTAVLVVVFSVIITITGLIVTDYFGLILGDTPVTVMAAGYADIIFLGTFFILFLAIGSAVLRGEGDAKRTMYVMLVSSLVNIILDPVFIYGLGMGVEGAAWATVIAFITACIPIFWWIFVKRDTHVQISFAGFSFSRPITREILKVGIPASVQHISMAATTFALNLIILMVATTDGIAIYTTGWRVITIGVTPLLGISTAVVSVCGAAYGAGIIRKAEEGHLYAIRLGLGISLAATAAVYLFAPYIAHAFTYSDDAAHLYPGLVIFLQTVCFFFPAIGFGMFSASLLQGFGRGMDALTVTLIRTIFLTIVSCYLLAVTLGWGLAGVWWGLVIGNTIGAGVGFAWARFSTQKLIRERDRSEESV; encoded by the coding sequence ATGAAAGCAGGTGTCGAAACCCTTCTCGGCGACCCGAAACCGGCCATACGCAGCCTTGCCTGGCCCGTCATGGTCGGCATGGTCCTCCAGACGATCTATAACCTGACCGATGCATTCTGGGTGGCAGGCATCAGTGCCGACGCACTTGCGGCGGTCGGGTTCTTCTTCCCGTTCTTCTTTGCCGTATTCGGCTTTGCAAACGGCATGGGGGTCGGTGCGGGCGCTGCGGTATCCCGCCATATCGGCATGCGTGACCGGGAAGGCACAAACAGTGTCGCCACCCACACAGCTGTTCTGGTGGTCGTGTTCTCTGTCATTATTACCATCACGGGACTCATCGTAACAGATTACTTCGGCCTGATACTCGGGGACACGCCGGTCACCGTGATGGCCGCGGGGTATGCGGACATTATCTTCCTTGGCACATTTTTCATTCTCTTTCTTGCCATCGGCAGTGCAGTGCTCCGCGGTGAGGGGGATGCAAAACGGACGATGTATGTGATGCTTGTGAGCTCTCTTGTGAATATCATCCTTGACCCGGTCTTCATATACGGGCTGGGGATGGGGGTGGAGGGAGCAGCGTGGGCGACGGTTATTGCGTTCATCACTGCCTGCATTCCGATATTCTGGTGGATCTTTGTGAAACGGGATACACATGTCCAGATATCCTTTGCCGGTTTCTCCTTTTCCCGGCCGATCACCCGGGAGATCCTGAAGGTTGGCATTCCTGCATCTGTGCAGCATATTTCAATGGCTGCGACGACCTTCGCTCTCAACCTCATCATTCTCATGGTGGCAACAACAGATGGTATCGCCATCTATACCACCGGCTGGCGGGTGATCACCATCGGTGTCACCCCGCTTCTCGGCATCTCAACGGCGGTTGTATCGGTATGCGGGGCGGCCTACGGGGCAGGCATCATCCGGAAGGCGGAGGAGGGGCATCTTTATGCCATCCGTCTGGGGCTCGGCATCAGTCTTGCGGCAACAGCCGCCGTCTATCTCTTTGCCCCATATATTGCCCATGCCTTCACCTATAGTGATGATGCCGCCCACCTCTATCCCGGCCTCGTCATCTTTTTGCAGACGGTCTGCTTCTTCTTCCCTGCCATCGGCTTCGGCATGTTCTCTGCGTCTCTTCTCCAGGGATTCGGGCGGGGCATGGACGCTCTTACCGTGACGTTGATACGCACCATCTTCCTGACCATCGTCTCCTGTTATCTTCTTGCAGTCACCCTCGGGTGGGGTCTTGCGGGGGTCTGGTGGGGCCTTGTCATCGGGAACACCATCGGTGCGGGCGTTGGATTTGCCTGGGCACGTTTCTCTACACAGAAGCTGATCCGTGAGAGGGACCGGTCGGAAGAATCGGTTTAA
- a CDS encoding desulfoferrodoxin family protein, with product MEKNPVFFKCPGCSGTVMIMDPGMCKAPSADALSVSCSGNEMTMLSEQTADFAKEKHVPMVEKVEGGIKVTVGSTPHPMAEEHYIMWIGVQAGDDFMVHYLKPGDAPEAFFPCPDTDVKAFECCNVHNLWVNR from the coding sequence ATGGAGAAAAACCCTGTTTTTTTTAAGTGCCCCGGATGCAGCGGCACGGTCATGATAATGGATCCCGGCATGTGCAAGGCACCATCGGCAGATGCACTCTCGGTTAGCTGTTCGGGAAATGAGATGACAATGCTCTCTGAACAGACGGCAGACTTTGCCAAAGAGAAGCATGTGCCCATGGTTGAGAAGGTGGAAGGAGGTATCAAAGTCACGGTCGGTTCAACACCCCACCCGATGGCAGAAGAGCATTACATCATGTGGATTGGTGTACAGGCCGGTGATGATTTCATGGTCCATTACCTGAAACCCGGTGATGCACCGGAAGCCTTCTTCCCATGCCCGGATACGGATGTGAAGGCGTTTGAGTGCTGCAATGTCCATAACCTCTGGGTCAACCGCTGA